A window of Fervidobacterium sp. genomic DNA:
ATAGTTATACTTGCACATTCACAGGTACCGTGGAAATTATTCGAATTCGTTTCATTCATAATAGTTGTATTTCCTTTTTTATCGGGATGTCTACACAACTCAAAATCGCTAGGAGAACTTTTCAGGAAAAGGTTGCCACTTTTGTCAAGTTATTATTACATAGGTGCCATAAACTACTTGATCTGGGTATTTTTTGTGGGTAAAGAGTTCAAAAAAGTTGAAAATCTAACCTATCTATGGAACTTTCTTTTGGTTAACACTGACAAACTTGATAGCATACCGCTTAATATTGTACCTTTATGGTACCTTGTGTTTCTGTTTTCCGCAGAAATGCTATACTACATTTCCCGAAAATTGAAAATTACTATACCTGTAATAATGGTTGGAATAATATCAAGACTGTACTTTCCCGGAAGTTTGCCATTTAAAATCGATGTTGCATTTGCTAGTATCTATATGTTTGAACTTGGTAGATTTTTCAATCAAAAGAGAATAGAAATAAAAAATTATTTGGGTTTAGCTACGCTATTAATCTGGATATTTGTGGCTCTGTTAAATGGAGGGACAAGCTGGAATTTTGATGAATATGGGAAAAATGCAGTTGTTAGTATATTTGGAGAAATTGCATGTGTTTTGAGTATAGTCTGGATAGCACAATTTGTTGAGAAAAAAGATAAACTTAAAAGTGTGCTTGGAAAAATCTTCAAGCAAATCTCAGATGATGCTATTTTCATTCTTGGATACCACATTTTGTTCGGTGGAATATTGATGCTATTACTTTCAAGATTTGGATTTAACATAACAGAAAAGCATTTAAAAAACTACTGGTACATAACTTTTAGCGCAGTATTCTTTTCAACTTACACAGCGATTAATTTGCTACCTAAGAAAGTTAAAATATTATTAAGTCAACCTATGAGTATAAAAAATTTGCTGTAATCTTAAAAAAACAAGAAAGGAAGGCTGTAAAGTGATAAGTATATCAAATTTGAGTATATCCTTCCCCCAAAAAACTTTGTTTACAAACTTCAATGCAACGGTCTTCCCCAAAGATAGAATAGGTCTTATGGGAAAGAACGGTTCTGGTAAGAGTACACTTTTAAAAGCCATTGCTGGTTTATTTAATGAATACAACGGAGAGATTTCTTGTTCTGGAAAAGTACTCTATATGGATCAGTACAGAACTTTTGATGGGCAATCTCCTTTTGAATATTATTCCAAAGTAGCCAGTACACCGGAAAAAGAAAAACAAGTCAGAAGTATACTCAAAGGATTGGGATTCAAAGAAGAAGATTGGCATAGAGATATATCAACATTCAGTGGAGGTGAAAAGACCAAACTTCAACTCGGTAGACTTTTTATTGAAGAACCAGATTTTCTATTACTAGATGAACCTACGAATTTTTTAGACATAGAAAGCATAGAATATCTCAAAAACCTCCTAAATTCATTTAAAGGTGGGTACATCATTATCTCTCACGATAGAGACTTCCTAAGAAGTGTATGCAAAAAGTTTTGGGAAATCAATAACGAGAAAGTTTGGATATTTGACATGGATTTTGAACATTACCACATTGAACGGCAAAGAATCATGGAAACTCAAAGACGTCAATTAGCAAATATCCAAAGAGAGATTGAACGGTTGAAAACAATTGTAGAAAGATACAAAAAATGGGGGAGAGAAAAATTTACCAAGCAAGCAAAAAGCAAAGAAAAAATACTTGAAAAAATGCTTGAAGAACTTGAAAAAATGCCAAATCTTTACCTTGAAGAAGAACAAAGGAGAATAAAAATACCTGAACCAGAAAATACAGGCTATATTGTATTACAAGTTGAGAATGTTAATTGGAACAACCTTTTGAAGAATGTCTCGTTCACTATCTATCAAAAAGATAAAATAGCCTTAGTTGGACCGAACGGTTCCGGGAAGACTACATTACTCAAGATAATATCAAATCAAATACCATATTCTGGAAATGTGAAGTATGGTTACAAAGTAAACATTGCTTATGTTGACCAGTTTGTTGATCAACTTAACCTTGAAAATACAGTTTTTGATGAACTATTCGAAGAAATGTCAGATAAACCAGATTACATAATCAGAGCTTATGCAGGGCGTTTTGGTTTTAGGGGAGAGGATGTGTTTAAATCTGTTGATTCACTCAGTGGTGGTGAAAGGCAAATACTTGCGCTTGCAAAAATACTTCTTCGAAGACCAAATTTGCTAATTTTAGACGAACCAACTAACCATATGGATTTAGAAACTGTAGAAGCCTTAGAAGAAGCCCTGAAAGAATATTCTGGCAGCATCATAATTGTATCACACGACGTTGAGTTAATTAAGAACGTATGCAACAGATTCTTAAGTATAAAAGATAGCACCATAATAGAAGTTGACAAACCAATGTTTTTCGCAAAGCAAGTTAAAAAAGACGAGAAGAAAAAGAACTTAGACTTCGAAGAGAAAAAGAAGTTAAAAAATCAACTCAAAAGCTTGAAGAAACGTTTAGAAGAAATGCAACAAAGGGAGAATCAAATAACAAAAGAAATAGACGACTTAGATAAGAAGATAAATTCCACATTTGACTACATAAAGCTCATGGAGCTTACTCAGCAAAAACAGAATCTTGAAGAAGAATTGCTCAGTATGATGGAAGAGATAGATAATTTAAAAGAAAAAATAACTTTACTCTCATTTTCCTTAGGAGAAGAGGATTAATACCTAACTCTTCATTCAAACAAAAAAGCCAGGTAGGAGCTAAGTACCACAAATCAGAATTTTAAGATATAATTATTTATGGCTTTCAAAAAAAGAATTTGCGAATTTGAGGTGTTAAAAATGAAAAAAGAACTCATAATTGGGGCACACATGCCGATAGGTGGAGGATTTTCAAAAGTTCCAAAAGAGACGATAGAAATAGGAGGGAATGCGTTCCAAATCTTCCCGCATAATCCGCGTCAGTGGCAACCAAAACTACCATCTGAGGACGATATCGTGCACTTTTTGCGTAATGTAAAGAAATACAACTTGAACCCGGAGTATTTTTTGTGCCATGCTGGTTATCTAATCAACATAGCAAGTCCCAGGGATGATGTATGGGAAAAATCTGTACAATTGTTAGAAATCGAAATGAAAATCTGCTTGAAACTTGGCATAAAATATTTCAACGTCCATCCAGGCAGCCATCTTGGGAAAGGTGAGCAAATAGGTGTAGAAAGGATAGTACGAGCACTCAATTTAGTCATGAAAAATGTAAAAAACGTACATGTGCTGCTTGAAAACGTTGTTAAGAAAGGTGGAAACATTG
This region includes:
- a CDS encoding ATP-binding cassette domain-containing protein, whose translation is MISISNLSISFPQKTLFTNFNATVFPKDRIGLMGKNGSGKSTLLKAIAGLFNEYNGEISCSGKVLYMDQYRTFDGQSPFEYYSKVASTPEKEKQVRSILKGLGFKEEDWHRDISTFSGGEKTKLQLGRLFIEEPDFLLLDEPTNFLDIESIEYLKNLLNSFKGGYIIISHDRDFLRSVCKKFWEINNEKVWIFDMDFEHYHIERQRIMETQRRQLANIQREIERLKTIVERYKKWGREKFTKQAKSKEKILEKMLEELEKMPNLYLEEEQRRIKIPEPENTGYIVLQVENVNWNNLLKNVSFTIYQKDKIALVGPNGSGKTTLLKIISNQIPYSGNVKYGYKVNIAYVDQFVDQLNLENTVFDELFEEMSDKPDYIIRAYAGRFGFRGEDVFKSVDSLSGGERQILALAKILLRRPNLLILDEPTNHMDLETVEALEEALKEYSGSIIIVSHDVELIKNVCNRFLSIKDSTIIEVDKPMFFAKQVKKDEKKKNLDFEEKKKLKNQLKSLKKRLEEMQQRENQITKEIDDLDKKINSTFDYIKLMELTQQKQNLEEELLSMMEEIDNLKEKITLLSFSLGEED
- a CDS encoding deoxyribonuclease IV; amino-acid sequence: MKKELIIGAHMPIGGGFSKVPKETIEIGGNAFQIFPHNPRQWQPKLPSEDDIVHFLRNVKKYNLNPEYFLCHAGYLINIASPRDDVWEKSVQLLEIEMKICLKLGIKYFNVHPGSHLGKGEQIGVERIVRALNLVMKNVKNVHVLLENVVKKGGNIGYNFSQMKSIIQMCDYPDRIGVTFDTCHGYDAGYNITNESGIEELIREIEMNIGIERLKFVHLNDTKGELGSNKDRHENIGNGKLNKSGLKAFLSNSVFSSLPLILETPGDNPEHAEDIAKVKQIWSEIQSSKEVRK